A stretch of the Synechocystis sp. PCC 7338 genome encodes the following:
- a CDS encoding dynamin family protein → MDIEAKLSQARSWLDELGNAISDLVGVAPEVFEDEKLKQDLADFRRAYDQAVQDLANPSLRIAMIGTTSSGKSTIVNALIGRRIAPIEAGEMSGGVLRIKHGEGSYLKVEETEGAAWETGEWSGLSDEEIYNRIQRTMHTYHEVRRKADYIAPQIEVKLPILPACNRELSGLPEGLAIEFVDLPGLKSIQDRGNLQVIQSLVGKAFCLVALDYGQVDEVHRQKLLGELKQIIDYFDGKTDSMIFILNRVDNRKSDDIPLESRIAKLSQEIKENLKLSEYPDIIPFSANILYQAQCAWGINNLKRSSLVAQTERLQRLRAMFSDCSSLITKEIEKSKKPSTPLPVKGTFKKFFLQNQDLKSWFRYIEDRVREEEEITDEMMQTLVKYALLWSGGNDLWSCIRSRINNSFEELVVNPILMDIYVSSDVVIERLNLKLEATKGSNEEIELKIQQIKEKRPTLREQLREKKIFFISEINNFIEDLIKIGLSSNDDNDYDFNVFTAVKNESSNGKLLMEMNTAIKYIQSELNTELITKLLDAFEANQPSYDLEDELGKFLSPPLAKSLARSYDTVSRLTRNYQLEDDLMVKSVSITDQQAMEKLREDEHKILMLYENMYQAIKEKTKFLIQAQEPKLLGFIEKLFHNYIEELCTIFDEIELPIKQNILADWKNKTKDSSQFSVLPEDIFNISGPIFVESKDRKKEFAGTESYYVDVQKTRYEQYTETYKKKFLFFFKKDATRTSTRPVKYIEKEERERKIFKDIEYRKFAFPKPIVMARQ, encoded by the coding sequence ATGGATATTGAAGCAAAGCTAAGTCAAGCCCGCTCCTGGTTGGATGAGTTGGGCAATGCCATTTCTGATCTGGTGGGGGTTGCGCCGGAAGTATTTGAGGATGAAAAGCTCAAGCAGGATTTGGCAGATTTTCGCCGAGCCTACGATCAAGCAGTGCAGGACTTAGCTAATCCGAGTTTACGCATTGCCATGATTGGGACAACGTCTTCGGGAAAGTCCACGATTGTGAATGCTCTGATTGGCCGACGCATTGCACCCATTGAAGCGGGGGAGATGAGCGGTGGGGTTTTACGGATTAAGCACGGTGAAGGCAGTTATTTAAAAGTTGAGGAAACGGAAGGGGCGGCATGGGAAACGGGGGAATGGTCGGGTTTGAGCGATGAGGAGATTTATAACCGGATTCAACGCACGATGCACACTTACCATGAGGTAAGACGGAAGGCGGACTACATTGCGCCCCAAATTGAAGTAAAGTTGCCGATTTTGCCAGCTTGTAATCGGGAATTATCAGGACTGCCTGAAGGGTTAGCCATTGAGTTTGTGGATTTACCGGGTTTAAAGTCTATCCAAGATCGGGGAAATCTTCAGGTGATTCAATCCCTTGTCGGTAAGGCTTTTTGTCTAGTTGCACTGGATTATGGACAGGTTGATGAAGTGCATCGTCAGAAATTGTTGGGAGAATTAAAACAGATTATTGATTATTTTGACGGCAAAACAGATTCGATGATTTTTATTTTAAATCGGGTTGATAATCGTAAATCAGATGATATTCCCTTAGAAAGTCGAATTGCTAAGCTAAGCCAAGAAATCAAAGAAAATCTAAAACTTTCAGAATATCCTGACATCATTCCCTTTAGTGCGAATATCTTGTATCAAGCTCAATGCGCTTGGGGGATTAATAACCTTAAACGGTCATCTTTGGTTGCTCAGACTGAACGATTACAACGATTAAGAGCAATGTTTTCTGATTGTTCTAGTTTGATCACAAAAGAAATTGAGAAAAGTAAAAAACCTTCAACACCCTTACCAGTAAAAGGCACTTTTAAAAAATTTTTCTTGCAAAATCAGGATTTAAAATCGTGGTTTCGTTACATTGAAGATCGGGTTAGGGAAGAAGAAGAGATTACTGACGAAATGATGCAGACATTGGTGAAGTACGCTTTACTTTGGAGTGGCGGGAATGATTTATGGAGTTGTATTCGGTCAAGAATTAATAATTCTTTTGAAGAATTAGTTGTCAATCCGATATTAATGGATATTTATGTCAGTAGTGATGTTGTGATTGAGAGATTAAATTTAAAGCTTGAAGCTACTAAAGGAAGCAATGAAGAAATTGAACTAAAAATTCAGCAGATAAAAGAAAAACGTCCTACATTAAGAGAACAATTGCGAGAAAAAAAGATTTTTTTTATCAGTGAAATTAATAACTTTATTGAAGATTTAATCAAAATTGGTCTTTCATCCAATGATGATAATGATTATGACTTCAATGTATTTACTGCCGTTAAAAACGAAAGTTCAAATGGCAAACTTTTAATGGAAATGAACACTGCAATTAAATATATTCAATCAGAGCTAAATACAGAATTGATAACGAAGTTATTAGATGCTTTTGAAGCTAACCAACCTTCCTATGATTTAGAAGATGAACTTGGTAAGTTTCTTAGTCCGCCTCTTGCAAAAAGTCTTGCCCGCTCATACGATACTGTGAGCAGACTAACTAGAAATTATCAACTAGAAGATGATTTAATGGTCAAATCTGTCTCCATAACGGATCAGCAAGCCATGGAGAAATTAAGGGAAGATGAGCATAAGATCTTGATGTTATATGAAAATATGTATCAAGCCATTAAGGAGAAAACAAAGTTTTTAATTCAGGCTCAGGAACCCAAACTACTAGGTTTTATCGAGAAGCTTTTTCATAACTACATCGAGGAACTATGCACAATTTTTGATGAAATTGAACTCCCCATTAAACAGAATATCTTAGCAGACTGGAAAAATAAGACTAAAGATAGCAGCCAGTTTTCTGTGTTACCTGAAGACATATTTAATATTTCAGGGCCAATATTTGTAGAATCTAAAGACAGGAAAAAAGAATTTGCTGGCACTGAATCATATTATGTTGATGTGCAGAAAACTCGCTATGAGCAATATACAGAGACCTACAAGAAAAAATTCCTATTCTTTTTTAAGAAAGACGCTACCCGCACCAGCACTCGTCCAGTTAAATATATTGAAAAGGAAGAGAGAGAGCGCAAAATTTTTAAGGATATAGAATATCGTAAATTTGCCTTCCCTAAACCGATTGTCATGGCCAGGCAATAG
- a CDS encoding TIGR04376 family protein — MGLFDDVGRFLEDRLEEFLQNNPHLELEALLEQLREQEADARRLLTDLQRKKQDQETQILNLAQDIQAWHSRIQQAKAAGREDLAQGAQEREATLLRQGNQVWGQRAGTEKRISQAQSLLEEIQQRQKEVQQKAKQMAAEQKASEAQRRAADTMGWNQGNTGETYHRELDPLEAEFKKWELEKELERLRRNATK; from the coding sequence ATGGGCTTGTTTGACGATGTCGGCCGTTTTTTAGAAGACCGTCTGGAAGAGTTTTTACAGAATAACCCCCATCTGGAGTTGGAAGCCCTGTTGGAACAGTTGAGGGAACAGGAAGCCGATGCCCGTCGTTTACTGACAGACTTACAACGCAAAAAACAGGACCAGGAAACCCAAATTCTCAACCTAGCCCAGGATATTCAGGCTTGGCATAGCCGCATTCAACAGGCTAAGGCCGCTGGCCGGGAAGATTTAGCCCAAGGAGCCCAGGAAAGGGAGGCCACCTTACTGCGTCAGGGGAATCAAGTGTGGGGCCAACGGGCGGGGACAGAAAAACGGATCAGCCAAGCTCAAAGTTTGCTAGAGGAAATTCAGCAACGACAAAAGGAAGTACAGCAAAAAGCTAAACAAATGGCGGCTGAGCAAAAAGCATCTGAGGCCCAAAGGCGGGCGGCGGACACCATGGGCTGGAATCAAGGCAATACTGGGGAAACCTATCATCGGGAGTTGGATCCCCTCGAAGCGGAATTTAAAAAGTGGGAATTGGAAAAGGAATTGGAACGCCTGAGACGCAATGCCACGAAATAG
- the cobA gene encoding uroporphyrinogen-III C-methyltransferase, whose translation MPMTSVPPPSFSSAKVYLVGAGLGPVAYLTQRAIAVLAGAEVLIYDALVAPDVFDLLPSDCERIFVGKRGGQPSTPQDKINQLLLDHYRQGKRVVRLKSGDPWIFGRIVPELEILVAYHCAYEVIPGVSSAIASAGLVGIPLTAKDTGSGFLVMDGHDPHGWPWHALAQLPTLVILMGTKNLPLLVDKLLQAGKSPSTPMAIIRNAGRPEQQTWGGTLADMVEKTQGQSLAPAVIVIGNVVNQRIIPVLTPLPLAQKTILVTRAADQASQFTELLQQQGANVLAMAALEIVPPTDWQPLDQAIAKLEDFDWLILTSANGVEFFFQRLQHHGLDSRALAGLKLAVVGKKTSQSLEKFGIKPDFIPPDFIADALVERFPQSPAGLKILFPRVESGGRAKLVQELKQKQALVTEVPAYQSACPAHMPEEVWQSILNRNVDVITFASSKTVTHFRQLLAQTSQAKGYQDDWRCLINHCQIASIGPQTSERCLQELGQVDIEATEYTLEGLTGAIIDYVHQDS comes from the coding sequence ATGCCCATGACTAGTGTGCCACCACCATCGTTTTCCTCGGCCAAAGTTTATCTGGTGGGGGCTGGTCTGGGGCCCGTGGCCTATCTCACCCAACGGGCGATCGCCGTTTTAGCTGGGGCAGAGGTATTAATTTATGACGCTCTGGTGGCACCGGATGTATTTGATTTACTCCCCTCGGATTGTGAACGGATTTTCGTCGGTAAACGGGGGGGACAGCCCAGCACTCCCCAGGACAAGATTAATCAGTTGTTGCTAGACCATTACCGCCAAGGCAAACGGGTGGTACGGCTCAAAAGCGGCGATCCCTGGATTTTTGGCCGCATTGTGCCGGAACTAGAAATTCTGGTGGCCTACCATTGTGCCTATGAAGTGATACCAGGGGTTTCCTCGGCGATCGCCAGTGCAGGACTAGTGGGTATTCCCCTCACAGCCAAAGACACCGGCTCAGGTTTTTTGGTCATGGACGGCCATGATCCCCATGGTTGGCCTTGGCATGCCCTGGCCCAGTTGCCCACTTTAGTAATTCTGATGGGAACCAAAAATTTGCCGTTGTTGGTGGATAAGTTACTCCAGGCCGGTAAATCCCCTAGCACCCCTATGGCGATAATTAGAAATGCCGGCAGACCGGAACAGCAAACCTGGGGGGGAACCCTAGCTGATATGGTGGAAAAAACCCAAGGACAGTCCCTGGCCCCAGCGGTAATTGTCATCGGGAATGTTGTTAATCAAAGGATTATCCCTGTCTTGACCCCCCTGCCCCTGGCCCAAAAAACTATTCTGGTTACCCGGGCCGCCGACCAAGCGAGCCAGTTTACCGAACTTTTGCAACAGCAAGGTGCCAACGTATTAGCCATGGCCGCCCTGGAAATTGTTCCCCCCACCGACTGGCAACCCCTCGACCAGGCGATTGCCAAGTTGGAGGATTTTGACTGGCTAATTCTAACTTCGGCCAATGGGGTAGAGTTTTTCTTCCAAAGATTGCAACACCATGGTTTGGACAGTAGGGCTCTGGCGGGGTTAAAGTTGGCCGTAGTGGGTAAAAAGACTTCCCAAAGCCTGGAAAAATTTGGCATCAAACCGGACTTCATTCCACCGGATTTCATTGCTGATGCCCTGGTGGAACGTTTTCCCCAATCCCCAGCAGGATTAAAGATACTTTTTCCCCGGGTGGAAAGTGGTGGCCGGGCCAAATTAGTCCAGGAATTGAAACAAAAGCAAGCATTGGTGACAGAAGTGCCGGCTTATCAATCCGCTTGCCCTGCCCATATGCCCGAAGAAGTGTGGCAAAGTATCCTTAACCGGAATGTGGATGTGATTACCTTTGCCAGCTCCAAAACCGTCACCCACTTCCGGCAACTGTTAGCTCAAACTAGTCAGGCTAAAGGTTACCAAGATGATTGGCGATGTTTAATTAACCATTGCCAGATTGCTTCCATTGGCCCCCAGACTTCCGAGCGCTGTTTACAGGAATTGGGACAGGTGGACATTGAAGCAACGGAATATACCCTAGAAGGCCTAACCGGGGCCATTATTGATTATGTTCACCAAGATTCTTAA